The Acholeplasma laidlawii PG-8A DNA window TTAGTTCACTTAAGATATCAAAACCGATATCAAAAGCAACATCTAATCTCCAACCATCAATACCCATTTTAATATATGTTCTAATGACCGAATCATCTTGTTTGAAGATATAGTTTTTAACATCTTCATGCTCTAAATTAAGTTCAGGTAAACTTGGGGCATCAGCCCATAATCGAACACCTCTAGGATAGCTATCATTAAAATCAAAGAAGTGTCTAAAGCCCTCATGTTTAAGTGCTTTTTGAAACATTGGGTTTCCTACACCAACATGGTTAAACACACCATCTAGCATGATTTTCATATCATGAGCATGCACATTTTGAATCAGTTTTTTTAAATCCTCTTTTGTACCATATTCTTTAGATATCTCTAAAAAATTAGTTGCATCATACTTATGGTTAGAAAGGGATTCAAAAATAGGGTTTAAGTATAATACATCTACACCAAGATGTTTAATATACTCTAAACGTTCATTTAAGCTATTTAAATCTCCACCCCAAAAATCTAGTTCATGAGACCAATACCTATGTTCTTCTAAGAATGTACCTGGTTTTGGTAAACTATGCCAATCATTTAGCGTTTTAGGATATAGATATAACCCTTTTTTAGACTCTAAATGACTTGAAGGATTAAATCTATCCACTAAGACTTGATAAACTAATGCGCCATTTCGCCAATCATTTTCTCTTAATTTAAATTTATTATTATTCATGATTATCACCTCACTTTTAATTATAGACGAAATAAATTTAGTTTCTAGTAAAATCGTAAACATTCAATATACAAGCGGTTACGTAATAGAAAAATAGATCAATATCATCAATCTTTATAAGTTTTTATAATATTGGACACTTGTATTAAGAAGCTTTGATATAATGAACTTATAAAGGGAGGATTAGGCTCATGAAAAAAATAATAACTATAATATTTTTGTCTAGTTTATTAGTTGTTTTAGTTGCTTGTAGTGGTAACTATAATGGGGGTTACCTTCAAGATGAGAACTATAATTATATTTTTAATGATGATGAACATCAAGAAATAATAGAAAATCCATTTATTGATGTTTCTGTGAATAATAAATCTAACATATCCTTAAGTGCAAACACTGCATCTTATTCGTTTATCAGATCTCAAATTAATAGCGGACGCGCAGTAGATCGTAATGCCGTACGCATTGAAGAAATGGTCAATTTCTTCAATTATAACTATAATCAACCTGAAACAGATAAAACATTTGGGTTTAAATCTGAACTTATCCAAACACCATGGAATAATGAAACCCATTTACTATTAATAGGTTTAGAAACTAAACAGGTTGATTTAGGTGATATACCATCCAATATTGTTATTTTACTGGATGTATCTGGTTCTATGAGTGCTACAAACAAACTTTCACTAGCTAAAAAAGCAATGGAGTTATTAATCGAACAAATGAAACCTAATGATGTGATATCACTTGTTACCTATTCATCTGGTGAAAAGGTGGTTTTTAAGGGTAAAAGTATAGATGATATGGCCTATATGACAAGTCAAATCAGACTCTTAAAAGCAAGTGGTTCAACCGCTGGTAAAAAGGGACTTGATATGGCCTATAAGGTGGCAGAAGAATACTTCATTGAAGGTGGAAACAACCGCATTATTTTAGCAACAGATGGTGATTTTAACGTAGGTATTTCCAGTACAGATATGCTTATTGAATATATTTCTGAGAAAAGAGAAAGTGGCATTTACTTTTCTGCATATGGTTTTGGTTATGGTAACTTTAAAGATGAGAAGTTAGAACGCGTAGCTAAGGCTGGTAATGGGACATATCACTATATTGATGACATCATATCAGCTAGAAAGGCTTTTGTGGATAACATAGATGGTGTTTTATATACCGTTGCACGTGATGCAAAGGCTCAAATTGTATTTGATGCATCTGCAGTATTAGAGTATCGTTTGATTGGTTATGAGAATAGACAATTAACAGATGATGAGTTTGATGATGGTACAACCGATGCTGGTGAAATTGGTACAGGTCTTCAAGTGACTGCAATTTATGAATTAAAACTCAATGAAGGTGCTAGTGATGTTGGATCATTAACGATTCGTTATAAAAACCATGACATTACGGATGATACCCAACTTGAAGAAGCATTTACTGTTTTAAATGCAATTAATGAAAACCCAAGTGTCGATGCAAAATTCATTAGTAGTGTCGTAGAATTTGGTCTTATTTTAATGGATTCTAAATATAAAGTGGATGCGGATCTTGGTGCAGTATTAGAACGTATTGAAACAGAAACTTATAATCTAGAAGATTATTACAGAAATGATTTTATAGATGTATTAAACACCTATAAAGATATGACAACTTCTTAAACAAATATTCATAAAGGTGCCTAATTATAGGTTTATAATCGGGCACCTTTTTATTATAAGTAGGTTACATCATAACTCGTGATATAATCAAAATAGATTATGAACATGCTAAAGGGATAAAGTATATGATCATTAAAGAAGTTATAACCAAGAAGGAAGCTAAGTTATTTACCAACTTTCCTAATAAACTTTTCAAACATATAGGGGCTTATGTACCTGCTTTAAGTTTTGATGAGTTGAATGTCTTTGATAAGAATAAGAACCCTGCACATATGTACTGTGAAAGTGTAAGGTTTTTAGCCATTAAAGATGATAAAATCGTTGGACGTATTGCAGGTATTATTAATCATAAATATAACGAATCATTTGATACTAAAATAGTTAGATTTACCAGAATTGATATGATCGATGATATTGAGGTTACAACAAAACTCATAGATAGTGTGATAGGTTGGGGTAAATCTAAGGGTATGACAGAAATTATTGGTCCGATTGGTTTTACCGATATGGATCGTATGGGTATGCTTGTTGAAGGATTTGAGTACTTAAACATGTTTATCACCATTTGGAATCCACCGTACTATAAAGAACACTTAGAAACTTTGGGATTTGTAAAAGATGTAGACTGGATTGAATCCGTCATACCATGGCCAAGTGTGGTGCCTGAAAAAGTGACTAGAGGGGCACATATTACAAGACGCAGATTTGGTTATGAGTTAGTAAAATATAAAAGAAAAAAAGATATTTTACAACATATCTATGAAGCATTTGATGTATATAACAGAGCCTTTCATGACTTATATGGATTCTTTCCAGTAACTAAAGAAGTGATGGATTATTATATTAAACAAATGATTAGTTTAGTGAAACTAGATTTTGTATGGTTTGTTTTTGATAAACATAAGAAAGTGATTGGTTTTGGTTTAATGATGCCAAGCTTAGCGCTTGCGAATAAAAAATCAAATGGTAGACTTTTACCGTTTGGTTTGTTTAGATTATTACGTGCTTTAAAAAGATTTAAAACCATCGATTTTTACTTTATTGCCGTGGATCCAAATCACCAGGGTACAGGCGTATTATCGATGATCATGGAAGATGGTATCAAACAAGGTATTAAGTATGGCGTACTACAAGCTTTAACCGGTCCTGAACTAGAACTGAATGTAAAAATACAGACACAGTGGAAGGATTTTAATCCATCAAATTATAAACGTCGTCGCTGTTATAAAAAAAATATTTAAACGTAAGACTTATTAGAGATATTTTATAAATTGTTGTGATACAATGACTTATCAAATTAAATCAACTTTGTTTTAGTACGGGAGAGGTACTAGTAAAATGAATGTAGAAAATCTTTTTAGTATCATGATAGTTGTTTTCGCTGCAATTATAGCTTTATCACTAGCTGTAACACACCGTTATGTGAAAACAATTTATCGGGGCATAAATTTTTTAGCCATGGGTGTAGTGGGGCATATTATCGGATTTATAATTTATATTGGTCTTTATATACAGACTGATTGGATCAAATACTTTATTGGAAATGGTATCTTTTTATCAGGTACTTTTTTGCTGCATAAAGGTTTAAACCAGTTTATGGAACGAGAAGTGAGTTACAAAAGAGCATATAGTATCTTAAGCATTGGCGTTATTCTTGGTATCTTATTTTTCTTTTTTGAACCTAATTTAGTGTATCGTCAAAACTTAATCTCGTTTTTAATTATTTACCTTGTGGTAGAGATATTAAATAGTGTCATTAAATCTACCGATAAAATAAAAGCTACCCTAAAGTTTCCAATCTATGTATTTTGTACACTATTTCTACTACTTATGATGGCACGCTTTATCGCAGTGAATAATCATATAATATTAGAATTGATTCCAGGCCAAGACTTTACTTATAATTTTTTATCAAATATTATTGGTGGTATCTTATTTGTAGTATTAGGTTTTATGATTTCTGTAATTATTAATATTAGAGC harbors:
- a CDS encoding vWA domain-containing protein — translated: MKKIITIIFLSSLLVVLVACSGNYNGGYLQDENYNYIFNDDEHQEIIENPFIDVSVNNKSNISLSANTASYSFIRSQINSGRAVDRNAVRIEEMVNFFNYNYNQPETDKTFGFKSELIQTPWNNETHLLLIGLETKQVDLGDIPSNIVILLDVSGSMSATNKLSLAKKAMELLIEQMKPNDVISLVTYSSGEKVVFKGKSIDDMAYMTSQIRLLKASGSTAGKKGLDMAYKVAEEYFIEGGNNRIILATDGDFNVGISSTDMLIEYISEKRESGIYFSAYGFGYGNFKDEKLERVAKAGNGTYHYIDDIISARKAFVDNIDGVLYTVARDAKAQIVFDASAVLEYRLIGYENRQLTDDEFDDGTTDAGEIGTGLQVTAIYELKLNEGASDVGSLTIRYKNHDITDDTQLEEAFTVLNAINENPSVDAKFISSVVEFGLILMDSKYKVDADLGAVLERIETETYNLEDYYRNDFIDVLNTYKDMTTS
- a CDS encoding GGDEF domain-containing protein translates to MIVVFAAIIALSLAVTHRYVKTIYRGINFLAMGVVGHIIGFIIYIGLYIQTDWIKYFIGNGIFLSGTFLLHKGLNQFMEREVSYKRAYSILSIGVILGILFFFFEPNLVYRQNLISFLIIYLVVEILNSVIKSTDKIKATLKFPIYVFCTLFLLLMMARFIAVNNHIILELIPGQDFTYNFLSNIIGGILFVVLGFMISVIINIRAITDLKIERALMEKISVTDHLTGLPNRLALEKYVSKIEHNGQPYAVIIADIDEFKKINDTYGHMIGDKVIVEFSKALLNLNDDRMFTARYGGDEFVTIVKRFESVDTLKSNIAKTISTIGTQIKVNEHHFNLTLSVGVAIYPHHGTEIYELIHKADAALGDIKTSGKNSIRFYV